From one Triticum urartu cultivar G1812 chromosome 3, Tu2.1, whole genome shotgun sequence genomic stretch:
- the LOC125547335 gene encoding uncharacterized protein LOC125547335, producing MAVVRMGPKEHGREAVLDAVITPSISYTQLRRIDPSLSQRTSQPVTSTQYLFQEQQSAYMEYTRQETMAWHQRLYEHQVQRDSQMQQAFQDMATGRCTQFPPAQCPPAQPVLMSFEEFVAQNAGPSPGTGGSTVGGGLRSTPETRSPTTPIHGGGGGGGGGLGGSAAGSSDNLGFGGLGGDDLRGARRPGA from the exons ATGGCGGTGGTGAGGATGGGGCCCAAGGAGCACGGTCGGGAGGCGGTTCTCGATGCTGTGATCACTCCTAGTATCTCCTACACACAGCTTCGTCGGATCGACCCGAGTCTGAGCCAGCGCACGAGCCAGCCAGTGACTAGTACACAGTACCTCTTTCAGGAGCAACAATCT GCCTACATGGAGTACACACGCCAGGAGACCATGGCGTGGCATCAGAGGCTTTATGAACACCAAGTGCAGAGGGATAGCCAGATGCAGCAGGCTTTTCAGGATATGGCGACCGGCAGGTGTACTCAGTTCCCTCCAGCACAATGCCCTCCAGCACAACCAGTGCTGATGAGCTTTGAGGAGTTTGTGGCACAGAACGCTGGCCCCTCGCCG GGAACAGGTGGATCTACCGTTGGCGGTGGTCTTCGCAGCACTCCGGAGACACGGAGCCCGACCACTCCGAtccacggaggcggaggcggaggaggaggcggtctTGGCGGTAGCGCTGCAGGTAGCAGTGACAACCTGGGCTTCGGCGGTCTTGGCGGTGACGACCTCCGTGGTGCTCGACGTCCTGGCGCTTAA